The genomic region TCTCCGTTCCAGGATGATCCGAATGGTGTCCAGAATGGTACTGCTGCCGGCAACGAGATCCCCGGCTACCAGCTCGCCGGCAAGACCGGTACTGCCCAGCAGGTCAACCCCGAAACGGGCGCATACTCTAACTCGGATTACTGGATCACTTTCGCCGGTATTGCTCCGGCGGATGATCCTCGCTTCGTCGTCGCGGTTATGCTGGACGACCCGGAGCGGGGTCCGCTCGAAGGCGGCGCTGGCGGCCAGTCGGCGGCACCGGTGTTCACCGAGATTGCGAACTGGTTAATCAACCGCGAGAACATCGGTCAGAGCCCCGACCCAGGTGAGCCGTTCGTGCTGGAAGCGCGTTAGAAAAGGGAGTGCATAACCATGGCTAAGGTTTCGCTGGAGAATCTGGCGGAGATCGCAGGCGCGCGCGTGGAGAACGCGCCGGAGAGTTCGCTATCCGTCAGCGCAATCAGCCTTGATTCGAATGCCGTGAAAAGCGGTGCGATGTTCGCTGCGCTTCCGGGCACCCGAGTGCACGGCGCCACCTTCGCGCACGCGTCGGACGCCTCTGCGGTGCTGACCGATGATGCCGGGTGGGACATCCTGCGTGAGACGGGATTTGAGCGCCCAGTACTCGTCGTTGAGCGTGTGCGCGACATCCTCGGTGATGTCGCTGCCGAAATCTACGGACACCCGACTGAGCACCTGACGGTGATCGGAGTGACGGGAACGTCGGGAAAAACGACCACGACGTACTTGCTCGAATCCGGGTTGACCGCCGCCGGTTGCGCCGTCGGGTTGATCGGCACGACGGGCACCCGCATCAAAGGTGAGGATGTGCCCACATCGTTGACCACTCCTGAAGCTCCGAAACTTCAAGAGCTGTTCGCGGACATGGTCTCCCGCGGCGTGACGCACGTGGTCATGGAGGTTTCCTCTCACGCGCTCGTGCTGGGCCGCGTCGATGGCACGAAGTTTGCGGCGGCCGGGTTTACCAACCTCTCCCAGGACCACCTGGACTTCCACCCCACGATGGAGGACTACTTCGAGGCCAAGGCCATCCTCTTCGACCGGGCAGAGAAAGCCGTCGTGTGCATTGACGACGAATGGGGCCAGAAGATGACGCAGCGCGCCCACTCACCTGTCACCGTGGGGGTGCATAACACCAGCGCCGATTGCACGGCGCGGCTGGATAGTGTGACTGAGTCCGGTGCGCAGGACATCACTGTGCGCATCGGCGGGCAGGACATTTCCACGCGCATCCCTCTGCCGGGGGCGTTCAACATCGCTAACACTGCGCTGGCGACAGCTCTCGCCGATTCGGTGGGCATCGATCCGAAGGTCTTCCTGCAGGGGCTGGACGCGGCCCGAGTCCCGGGGCGCATGGAACGCGTGAGCGTTGGGCAGCCGTTCGTTGCTGTTGTCGACTACGCCCACAAGCCCGCTGCTGTCGCAGCTGCGCTGGACAGCTTGCGCGAGCAGGTTGACGGTCGGATCGGTGTCGTTGTCGGTGCCGGTGGTGACCGCGACCATTCGAAGCGCCCGCTCATGGGTGCAGAGGCAGCAACACGGGCAGACCTGGTGATCATCACCGACGACAACCCCCGCACCGAGGACCCGGCAGCAATCCGTGCGGCTGTAAAGCAGGGTGCTGAAAGCGTCATCGACGGTGCCGCGACGGACATTCGCGAGGTCGCCTCCCGTGCACAGGCAATCGCGGACCTGGTTGCATGGGCAGAACCCGGAGATGCCATTATCGTCGTGGGTAAAGGGCACGAAGTCGGGCAGATCATTGGGGAGACCACGCACCACTTCGATGATCGTGAAGAAGTCGCGTTCGCCCTGGCGCGTCGAGAGGGCAAGGAGGTCAAGGAATGATCGAGATAACACTCGCCGACATTGCCCGCGTTACAGGTGGGCAGTTGAGCCCGGGCGCAGATCCAGAGGCCACCGTCACTGGTTATGTTGAGTTCGATTCGCGGAAGATCACCGAAGGCGGGTTGTTCGTCGCACTTCCCGGTGCGAACGTGGACGGCCACGACTTCGCGCAGTCCGCGATCGACCGCGGTGCTGTGGGAGCCCTGGTTGCCCGCGACGTAGGGGTGCCCGCTGTCATTCTTCCGCCCGTCGAGCAGATCGAGGGTGATAATTCGGACTTGGCCGCTAATGATCCGGATGGTTCCGCCCGCGCAGTTGTCGCGGGGATGGCGAAGTTGGCGGCGCATGTGGCGACGACGCTCGTCGATAAGCATCAGCTGCGCATCACGGGCATCACTGGTTCTGCTGGAAAGACCTCCACTAAAGACCTCATTGCCAGCGTGCTTGCGGATGCCGGCGAAACGGTTGCACCGCCCGGTTCTTTTAACAATGAGATCGGTTTGCCCTACACCGTTTTGCGCTGTACGGAGGACACGGACTTCCTTGTCGCGGAGATGTCCGCTCGCGGGATCGGGCACATCGCGCAACTCACTCACGTCGCGCCGCCGCAGATCGGCGTGGTACTCAATGTCGGTAGCGCCCACCTCGGCGAATTCGGCTCCCGCGAAAACATCGCGCAGGCGAAGGGCGAGCTCGTCGAAGCGCTTCCAGCCGACGGCATCGCGATCCTCAATGCCGACGACGAGCTA from Corynebacterium genitalium ATCC 33030 harbors:
- a CDS encoding UDP-N-acetylmuramoyl-L-alanyl-D-glutamate--2,6-diaminopimelate ligase, with amino-acid sequence MAKVSLENLAEIAGARVENAPESSLSVSAISLDSNAVKSGAMFAALPGTRVHGATFAHASDASAVLTDDAGWDILRETGFERPVLVVERVRDILGDVAAEIYGHPTEHLTVIGVTGTSGKTTTTYLLESGLTAAGCAVGLIGTTGTRIKGEDVPTSLTTPEAPKLQELFADMVSRGVTHVVMEVSSHALVLGRVDGTKFAAAGFTNLSQDHLDFHPTMEDYFEAKAILFDRAEKAVVCIDDEWGQKMTQRAHSPVTVGVHNTSADCTARLDSVTESGAQDITVRIGGQDISTRIPLPGAFNIANTALATALADSVGIDPKVFLQGLDAARVPGRMERVSVGQPFVAVVDYAHKPAAVAAALDSLREQVDGRIGVVVGAGGDRDHSKRPLMGAEAATRADLVIITDDNPRTEDPAAIRAAVKQGAESVIDGAATDIREVASRAQAIADLVAWAEPGDAIIVVGKGHEVGQIIGETTHHFDDREEVAFALARREGKEVKE